Within Odontesthes bonariensis isolate fOdoBon6 chromosome 16, fOdoBon6.hap1, whole genome shotgun sequence, the genomic segment ccctttcaacagcaaactcaggcattcgagaaaatggcgaatgaagagcaagatgaaggtacgtccctctatattttgtctgtgatgagctgcttatttcACAAACGACGCACTTTCAAtcgctgtgtttttctttctgacggcgactacaacagtaatatcgtctcttccgacttccggttcccaaccccgggaaaaaaatctccagcatgcgcagaacgcaaagtctaattcaccacgtgcttcaccgtctacgagcaggtttaatttgactttcagggtcttaatccgattgcgagtaactcgatttgatccaatttcttgtcagattaaggtgtctacatggacttaataactcaatcttattgtaatttagccaattatccaatcctttcagggccatgtaaccccactgagtgagaagAGGGAGCAGTAATTTCAGTTTCACAACGTTGACGTTCAAAGGcacaactaaaaacatccaCAGCCCATGGAAATGTATTACATTAACAGATTATGAGTGATGTTGAAGTGATGGTGAATGAAGTGATGCCCCTGAGGCCATTTTACTGCTCTGTGTAGCGTGCTTCCTGCAGGCTGACACAGCAGCAAGGACGTCACACTTCAGTCAGCTTAATTTGGCTCGTACACCCTGTACTTTAGACCTCAATGAAAATGCAGAGGACCCAGGGCTGAAATAATGTTTTacttccataaaaaaaaaagccccataGCAATTAAGTGCTGTGTCTGGCACACATCGTTGCATGCTTGTGAAGAAGTAGATTGCTGACCTTCAGGCAATTTTCTTTTGCTGGCAGTGGCTGGCTTGGACTTTTTACTCCTGACGGTGGACCCTCGACTGCTTATCCCACTGATGACAGACATGGTGTCATCGTCCCCTCCAGCCTGCAGGGAGTTCCTGTATGAGATGAGAGGCAGCCAGCAGTCCTCTCTCTGTAGGGCCATCTGAAATGTCATGAATCGCTCCAGGTACATGTGACTGGAAAAGTTAAAATGACAGTCAACGTTAGTGTTTTCAGACTTCTACATAAAGACCAACATAACATTAGAGCTTGAGCCTCAAACTTACACTGTCCTTTTGTCCTGTCGAATCAGTTTGCTTGAGAACTCGCTCAGGATATCCAAAAATGCTAGATTATGCGGTGGACCTCCTTCTCCTTGAGGACTAGGCTCTTTAAAGGCAAACTCAATTCCATTCCTatgtcaaatacaaaaaaacattgCTAACTTTGCTCATTAAAACACACAATGTCCCTTTGCTCTGAACAATCACTTACTTATGTAACATGGCAATCGCCTCCCTTGTCTTCAACTGATCCAAACCAAATGTCAACGAGAAGCGTCGGGCGAGTTCTTTTATGCCACAGAAGGCTGAGGATGAGCGGTCGAAATTGAAGCCAAGTTCAGACAGCATCTCATTGAATAACTGCAGGAGACAACAGAGCATGAATTTACAACACTTACAGCTTCACAGGCTAAGATGTCTGGAAATAATGGTCCAAGAAGATGCATGCCATCTTTTTTACATCACATGTTACAGCTCAATTAAATTCttctggtttttttttgttgtttgagaTATTTGGGACTGGTATATACACAGTTTCTGTGCAGCAGCAATGAATCCCTGCACAGTCGTGCCTGTTTTCTgaggagagctgctgtttgCAATCCCTGCCCACAGCCTGAAAGTTGTGATACGTGTAATGCTTCAAAAAGACCTTGAACTCAAGAAGACACCGCACCAAAGGCTGTGGAAATTATTTGAGCTgtaccatgcactggaaaagaGGATTTGGGGAGTCTCCATCTGTGCCAAGAACTTTACCTTTTGCAAGCTCAATACGAGTGTCTTTGCACATTGTATTTTGTCGATTTGCCTCGTTTTGCTCATGGTTTCCTTGATGATGTCTCCGTAATCGTTGTAATACTGGGAAGAAAGTACAAAaactgttaaaagaaaaaaggatggGGGGGTGAAGGAACTCTTTACATCCCTGAATGGTTAACACCTACCCTCATGTACTGTTTGAAGATATCTGCTCCGGTGTCCATTTCAACAACATTGTATATGATTAATTTGCAATAGGCAGCAAGGAGGTTTCTTCGCTTGTGCAGGGCCTCGATTTTACTGGCTTCATCGTCTTGATTTCcatctgcagaaaaaaaaacaagatgaaatgaattttaagaagaaaaaaaaatctaagtgaTGGGGTTCACACAAAATTGGGTGACGGACTGTAACCTGTGCTGTTGTTGTCATCGTCCTGGTCAATGAAAACTTGATCAAGGATGAAGCTGAGCAGCTCTGCCTGCAGAGAGCTGTCTGGCATATAGACCAGACACTCCAGCTGTTCACGGCCAGATGACATAATCTGGTGACTGAAGATCAGTAGCAGATCACACAGTATGGTGAAAGCCTGGAATAAACAACATTTTACTTGTCAAAACTGATGGTCGAATTTTCAGCTGCAGTGAAGAAAAAGAAGCTCTGAATTCTGATTCGTCATCGTCCTACCTGCTCTTTGACTGCTGTGTTGATGCTGTTTATGTAACGCTGACACATTAAGCAGAAAGCTCTCATTTGCTTTCTCAGGGTCACCATATCACCCTGTTCGGAGAAAATGTTCAGTTAATGTCCTGCAAGTGAACATAGTTCAGTACTTTCAGAACAACAGGGTAACAATTAGGATCAATTGGGTATCAGACCTCTTGTTTATTAATGTAAAAAGTTGAGCAGTCAACCAAAACAGAGTGATGTTTACAACATATTTTTACGTTATTTTGGTTATTATCCCAGCCTGTTTAAAGGCTATACCTTTATTGAACTGCCATCTGAAACCTTTGCAAGATGCCACAGGATGATGTAATGGGTGCATTGCATTGCATGAACCACAATCTGAAGGGAACAAAACAAAGATTAGATGAACAACAATGTTCCATATAGTCAGTGTACTAGTACAGACTTCCGTAATAAGAAACTCAAAGAGTTTATATAAACTGTACTAAATGACTATTGCAAAGCTGTTTACAGTTTGATCGAGACACATTAGTAAACTGACACAGAATGTTTTCCATACACACTACGGTTAGAGCTGGACGAGGCCATGTTATTGCAATGCTGCCTGTGGCCCCACATACAAGCATGGGAGGGGAATCGATCTGTTGACCAAGTCTATTCATCTCAGCTGCAATAAGTGGCATAATGTCCCCCTTCAGCTGGTTAGCAACGGAAACTGGAGCATGCACAGTGCGCCTTGGCCAGTATGTCTCACTAAAGGTGTATCAGCAGGTGTTATTCAACTCTGAACCGTATTAATTGGGTGTGTTAGTCAGACTTTGATCATTTCTAACCTTTGATTTGCTATAATTTTAGTCAGACGAACATGTTTGAATTGATTTCGAAAGTCTATTTTTAGTTGGATGAACACAATAATTACATATTTATTCTAAAGTTATGTAGATGTGCTGAGTTTCTGTTCATCTATCTTTAGCTTGACTAATATATATTTAGTAAtggttaaaatgattattttaaactGATCTGTATGCATCTTTTCTTTGAACTTCCtgtcttaattttttttccccagggaCATACTTATTTatcaaaatataaataaaataagttcgAGAACACTTAACCCAATTTTCCAGTGACTTaatcaaaagcaaacaaactgCTGATTTTCTGGTTAAGCATTTAAGGAAGCTGCTGCCAAACTGAATGGCAGACTGCTGGCAGTGCTGTAATACCTGTTCTGGCATATCCCCGTTCTGTAGACCTGTGCTGAGGAGCCTGTAGTTGCTGCTGAAGAGATCCCACTTAGAGAGATCATGTGCACTGACAGtagaaaaatgaacaaatacaaaagaaaagtaTATTATGTCATTTGCATTCATACAAATGACATTCTTGACATCCTAATGCATATGAAAGCTGTAATTTAAATATTAAAGCACAATGGGAGATGACTAAATATTTCTCCTTTTCAACAGATTATATGGTGAAATGTTAAAGGAAAACTTTTGAGCTGCATTACTTGTGGAATGCGCTGATCTTCTTTAGAGTCGACAGAACCTGGTAGGTATCGTCCTCATCTGGTTCTTCACCCTGACAAACAAGAGATCAAACATATTCAACCTTGAATATTCACATTTGATCTGGAGCCTGTGAACATGCTCTGAGAGAATAAAAGCTAAGGAACCTCTTGCAGCACCTACCTCTTGCAAGAAGTCTTCCAGGAGTCTGTTGAACTTGTCTACCAGCTCATCCAGAAGTTGTGACCGGGCAATGTCCACACGGTTGAAGATGGAGAACTCCTCATTGCAGAGATAGTGGTAAGTAGTAGAGCAGGCCTCCAAGACTTCAGTGTCTGTGTGCTTATCCACAACCTCCCAGATTTGCCGCAGCAGAGCATCCAAATgctaaatgcagaaacataACATTAATTCACTGATTCATCAAATCTAAAAAGGTATGTTAAAAACCCTTCAAGCAAGTAAAAGCTGGCAAACCTTTTCTAACCGGCCAGTTGTGTAGATGTCAAGATCAAAGTACTTTGGTATTTGTAGTAAATTGGTCACCTTATCAATATCAACACAGTActataagaagaaaaaaaagtggttgAGTTCAATGGTTACAGTTCAAACTTGCCTAAATACGAGTCAACTCTGAGAAAATTACAGTGCAGAACAAAAGGAGTCACCTTCGCGAGTAACAGAGGCAAAGCGACAGCAAACATCTCTGTGACGCGTGTTCGGTCATCCAGCTGGGTTTTCTTCTCCTTTGCAGTCAGGACCTAATCCGTCCACAAAACCCCAACCACATTAACAACACAAAATCATTGGAGAAAAAGCTAATCCTCTCCCCTCCAGCACGGCAATCTGAGCTCACCCTCTTCCCTGTGCCTCTTCCTACAGGAGGGTGACATTCACAAGCCTGCCGAATGGCACAGAGCATAATCTCCACCAGAGCCGTCTCCTGCCGATCAGTCAGGGctgaaaagataaataaaaacaaataaacactaATAACAGACGCATCAAGTGGAGGAGAACAAGCTGAAAGGATAAAATAACAGCTATACAAAGAGGTTCCTTGTCCTTAAACATGGGCTAAAATTTAAACCAGTGGTTCTTTACCTTCCTCTCCCGGCATTGGCTCATCCAGCAAAAAGCTTATCATGGTCTCCCAGTCCTTCAGCAGCTCTGAGGCACACTCCCACAAGCTATCCACCAAGTAGGCTCCATGTTCATGGAGCTGTAAAACCATGAAGAAGTAACAAGTTCAACACAAAGCAGATACCTCAGATAGTATCCAAAACTAAAATAAGCCTAGAAAATACAactttaaatcaaatataaagtAACTTAAGATGAACCTGATTAACACAATTGCTTGGTCACCTCACTctccaagaagaagaagacagtaGTCTTTATAAGGCTGCCGttgaggctctgcctgcccctccTGGGTAATCCCTCATCCTCGGGACCTCGATGGCTGAAGAGCCTTCAATTACCACAGAAAAAAGGCTGTTAAAGGTAAACTGGTGGAATAAATATTTGAAGTCCTTCTGGAGAGCTCCAAGGTGGGtcaaacatgatcaaaatgttgTTATGTTAATAGCTAACCTGGCCAATACATTAGCATATCCCTTTTGTTTAGAGTACGAAACAATCACTGCAGCACTGCAACACGAGCGCAGCGGCTATCtttcagaggggggggggggcgatatAAGCCCCTCAGGGAGACCCTTCCAGCAAACAGAGTTTAATAAAGTGGTAAAAGGACAGAATATTCCTGCAAGTCCATCTGTGAGTAATTGAAGAGCCTCTCCATGCACTACGGTAATCAATACGGCACATAGATTCTTTAGAAGTTTCCATCATTGGCTCTAATCTTTTGTTGGATAAAGCATTACTCACTTCTTAAAGAGAAATTCTCCTGCAGAAACGGCAATGGGTCGGTGTGCCGAGTAAACCAGATGATATACGCTCTCACAGTCCTCTGCTGTCAGCACCTCATCACTGCTCCTGTCAGATGAAATgccaacatttatttttttttttcttaaatatagTCCAGTTTAATAAACTACAGATTAAAAATTCATCAGAAAtataaaatgaaacaaaattctTCCAGAAAGGTTTGGATG encodes:
- the stag2a gene encoding cohesin subunit SA-2a isoform X3, coding for MIAAQDLHADFQFPQEAESQLSSDTDFEEPDGKNAKTGKGMAAKRGKKALGDKAKGGGAGRVPVFGWENGHHQENGMENMTLFEVVKMGKSATQSVVDDWIEAYKQDRDVALLELINFFIQCSGCKGAVSGEMFRHMQNSEIIRKMTEEFDEDSGDYPLTLSGPQWKKFRINFCDFIAVLVRQCQYSIIYDEYMMDTIISLLTGLSDSQVRAFRHTSTLAAMKLMTALVNVALNLSINMDNTQRQYEAERNKVIAKRANDRLELLLQKRKELQENQDEIENMMNAIFKGVFVHRYRDAIAEIRAICIEEIGVWMKLYSDAFLNDSYLKYVGWTMHDKQGEVRLKCLTALQGLFYSRDLGSRLELFTSRFKDRIVSMTLDKEYDVAVQAIKLLTLVLQSSDEVLTAEDCESVYHLVYSAHRPIAVSAGEFLFKKLFSHRGPEDEGLPRRGRQSLNGSLIKTTVFFFLESELHEHGAYLVDSLWECASELLKDWETMISFLLDEPMPGEEALTDRQETALVEIMLCAIRQACECHPPVGRGTGKRVLTAKEKKTQLDDRTRVTEMFAVALPLLLAKYCVDIDKVTNLLQIPKYFDLDIYTTGRLEKHLDALLRQIWEVVDKHTDTEVLEACSTTYHYLCNEEFSIFNRVDIARSQLLDELVDKFNRLLEDFLQEGEEPDEDDTYQVLSTLKKISAFHNAHDLSKWDLFSSNYRLLSTGLQNGDMPEQIVVHAMQCTHYIILWHLAKVSDGSSIKGDMVTLRKQMRAFCLMCQRYINSINTAVKEQAFTILCDLLLIFSHQIMSSGREQLECLVYMPDSSLQAELLSFILDQVFIDQDDDNNSTDGNQDDEASKIEALHKRRNLLAAYCKLIIYNVVEMDTGADIFKQYMRYYNDYGDIIKETMSKTRQIDKIQCAKTLVLSLQKLFNEMLSELGFNFDRSSSAFCGIKELARRFSLTFGLDQLKTREAIAMLHKNGIEFAFKEPSPQGEGGPPHNLAFLDILSEFSSKLIRQDKRTVHMYLERFMTFQMALQREDCWLPLISYRNSLQAGGDDDTMSVISGISSRGSTVRSKKSKPATASKRKLPEEENSCSSTDAVWMNREQSVPTPVMMHSPQLTSTVLRDPKKMRPDDNYAASFTMPAEQHPHQPLPPQQQPHHQHQTAIDYNTQVTWMLTQRQQTEARQHQERVSMHYAKMRSHMQQAIRRGSGLMEDDEEPIVEDVMMSSEDRLEDINEGMDFDTMDIDLPASKNRRERTELKPDYFDPSSIMDDSVLNVSMF
- the stag2a gene encoding cohesin subunit SA-2a isoform X2 yields the protein MIRHYIYQTCFQFQAFSGDQNSSTPTSEIPENVEEMIAAQDLHADFQFPQEAESQLSSDTDFEEPDGKNAKTGKGMAAKRGKKALGDKAKGGGAGRVPVFGWENGHHQENGMENMTLFEVVKMGKSATQSVVDDWIEAYKQDRDVALLELINFFIQCSGCKGAVSGEMFRHMQNSEIIRKMTEEFDEDSGDYPLTLSGPQWKKFRINFCDFIAVLVRQCQYSIIYDEYMMDTIISLLTGLSDSQVRAFRHTSTLAAMKLMTALVNVALNLSINMDNTQRQYEAERNKVIAKRANDRLELLLQKRKELQENQDEIENMMNAIFKGVFVHRYRDAIAEIRAICIEEIGVWMKLYSDAFLNDSYLKYVGWTMHDKQGEVRLKCLTALQGLFYSRDLGSRLELFTSRFKDRIVSMTLDKEYDVAVQAIKLLTLVLQSSDEVLTAEDCESVYHLVYSAHRPIAVSAGEFLFKKLFSHRGPEDEGLPRRGRQSLNGSLIKTTVFFFLESELHEHGAYLVDSLWECASELLKDWETMISFLLDEPMPGEEALTDRQETALVEIMLCAIRQACECHPPVGRGTGKRVLTAKEKKTQLDDRTRVTEMFAVALPLLLAKYCVDIDKVTNLLQIPKYFDLDIYTTGRLEKHLDALLRQIWEVVDKHTDTEVLEACSTTYHYLCNEEFSIFNRVDIARSQLLDELVDKFNRLLEDFLQEGEEPDEDDTYQVLSTLKKISAFHNAHDLSKWDLFSSNYRLLSTGLQNGDMPEQIVVHAMQCTHYIILWHLAKVSDGSSIKGDMVTLRKQMRAFCLMCQRYINSINTAVKEQAFTILCDLLLIFSHQIMSSGREQLECLVYMPDSSLQAELLSFILDQVFIDQDDDNNSTDGNQDDEASKIEALHKRRNLLAAYCKLIIYNVVEMDTGADIFKQYMRYYNDYGDIIKETMSKTRQIDKIQCAKTLVLSLQKLFNEMLSELGFNFDRSSSAFCGIKELARRFSLTFGLDQLKTREAIAMLHKNGIEFAFKEPSPQGEGGPPHNLAFLDILSEFSSKLIRQDKRTVHMYLERFMTFQMALQREDCWLPLISYRNSLQAGGDDDTMSVISGISSRGSTVRSKKSKPATASKRKLPEEENSCSSTDAVWMNREQSVPTPVMMHSPQLTSTVLRDPKKMRPDDNYAASFTMPAEQHPHQPLPPQQQPHHQHQTAIDYNTQVTWMLTQRQQTEARQHQERVSMHYAKMRSHMQQAIRRGSGLMEDDEEPIVEDVMMSSEDRLEDINEGMDFDTMDIDLPASKNRRERTELKPDYFDPSSIMDDSVLNVSMF
- the stag2a gene encoding cohesin subunit SA-2a isoform X1, with product MDSSHLFKECSVSTVYMHSSVELRLQVDRPSNSTRVRRRGLCELTFKTLLLPACISIHFQAFSGDQNSSTPTSEIPENVEEMIAAQDLHADFQFPQEAESQLSSDTDFEEPDGKNAKTGKGMAAKRGKKALGDKAKGGGAGRVPVFGWENGHHQENGMENMTLFEVVKMGKSATQSVVDDWIEAYKQDRDVALLELINFFIQCSGCKGAVSGEMFRHMQNSEIIRKMTEEFDEDSGDYPLTLSGPQWKKFRINFCDFIAVLVRQCQYSIIYDEYMMDTIISLLTGLSDSQVRAFRHTSTLAAMKLMTALVNVALNLSINMDNTQRQYEAERNKVIAKRANDRLELLLQKRKELQENQDEIENMMNAIFKGVFVHRYRDAIAEIRAICIEEIGVWMKLYSDAFLNDSYLKYVGWTMHDKQGEVRLKCLTALQGLFYSRDLGSRLELFTSRFKDRIVSMTLDKEYDVAVQAIKLLTLVLQSSDEVLTAEDCESVYHLVYSAHRPIAVSAGEFLFKKLFSHRGPEDEGLPRRGRQSLNGSLIKTTVFFFLESELHEHGAYLVDSLWECASELLKDWETMISFLLDEPMPGEEALTDRQETALVEIMLCAIRQACECHPPVGRGTGKRVLTAKEKKTQLDDRTRVTEMFAVALPLLLAKYCVDIDKVTNLLQIPKYFDLDIYTTGRLEKHLDALLRQIWEVVDKHTDTEVLEACSTTYHYLCNEEFSIFNRVDIARSQLLDELVDKFNRLLEDFLQEGEEPDEDDTYQVLSTLKKISAFHNAHDLSKWDLFSSNYRLLSTGLQNGDMPEQIVVHAMQCTHYIILWHLAKVSDGSSIKGDMVTLRKQMRAFCLMCQRYINSINTAVKEQAFTILCDLLLIFSHQIMSSGREQLECLVYMPDSSLQAELLSFILDQVFIDQDDDNNSTDGNQDDEASKIEALHKRRNLLAAYCKLIIYNVVEMDTGADIFKQYMRYYNDYGDIIKETMSKTRQIDKIQCAKTLVLSLQKLFNEMLSELGFNFDRSSSAFCGIKELARRFSLTFGLDQLKTREAIAMLHKNGIEFAFKEPSPQGEGGPPHNLAFLDILSEFSSKLIRQDKRTVHMYLERFMTFQMALQREDCWLPLISYRNSLQAGGDDDTMSVISGISSRGSTVRSKKSKPATASKRKLPEEENSCSSTDAVWMNREQSVPTPVMMHSPQLTSTVLRDPKKMRPDDNYAASFTMPAEQHPHQPLPPQQQPHHQHQTAIDYNTQVTWMLTQRQQTEARQHQERVSMHYAKMRSHMQQAIRRGSGLMEDDEEPIVEDVMMSSEDRLEDINEGMDFDTMDIDLPASKNRRERTELKPDYFDPSSIMDDSVLNVSMF